One Thiocapsa sp. genomic window, AGGGGCGAGATAGAGGATGCGGGTACGCCGCCCCTCGAGATCGAGCGAATCGCGCCAGAAGCGAACGGCGGGATCGGGATCCCACTGGCCGGTCGGGATGTCGCTTCGGTCAAACTCGCTGAAGCGGTAACCGATGATGACGGTGTCCGCAAAGCGTGGGATGCCGGCGAGGTCGCTTGATCCCGGTAGGTCTTTGGTCAGGTCTCGAGTCCAGGTGGGTTCCGCCATCGTCGAGATCAAGCAGACGAGTAGAATCGAAAAGAAACTGTTGCCGCGCATGTGGACCTTACTCCCCGATTAAAGATGCAAGCCATTGTATCCTCGTGGGTGAGATCCGGCGCCGAGACTAGAATCCGCCGGATTCCGGAACCGGCGCCAAGGCTGCCGAGGGCCGCTTCCTGATCGGTGGCGGGCCAGCCTCGAGTGAGCCCCAAGTCAAGGGGCCGACGACGCCGTCGCGCTCCAGTCGATGGAACCCTTGGTAATGTCGAACCGCAGCGTCGGTTTTCGGGCCGAAGATGCCGTCGACCCACAGGCATCCCTGTCCATGCAGCCGGGCGTTCAGCAGGTTTTGGCAATAGGTGACATAGGGGCCGCGACTCCCTGACTTGATTGTTGGTAAGCCTTGAGCAGACATTGGTGGTTCCTCTGCAGTCGGGAAACCTCGTCCGAGTCATCACGGTGGCGGGCAGCTCGAACCGTGCGATCCGTGAAGGGCTGTCCATTCGACGGTGGGCCTCAATACCCTAAGAATAGCACTGATTTTCCGGATGCCGATTCAATCAACCAGGCTCGACTGAAGTTCGGTCGGTACCGTTCATGTGTTCTTTGCAGAGGGTTGGTCGGGGGTCTACTCTGGGGAGGGCGGGCTTCGATGTCGAGTAGCCGGCTCCGGGTTCTCGTTTTTTCTTAACCAGCTCAAACTCGGGTATCGATCACTGCAGATGCCGGCCAACGACGAAACCGTTTTCGTTCCTCGCGGGAGGGTCTCGAGACCATCGCTTCCCCCGATCGAGGTCGAGTATCCGGATGCGCGTGGCATCCCCTGTCGCAGCCGTTACACCCAAGCGGTTCTGATCGGGCGGGGTGATGACTGCGGACTGCGCATCCTGCATTCGGAGGTCAGCCGTCATCATGTGGCGATCTTTCCCGAGGCGGGACAGTGGTGGGCCCGTGACCTCGGAAGCAGTAACGGCACCCTAATCGATGGACGTGCGATCGACAAGATCCCGCTTGAAGGAACCACGACCTTGGCGCTCGGTCCGGGAGGGCCGCGTCTCAAGTTGATCCTACCCAAGGCGCAGCCGGTCGAGCGGGCGTCCGGGTCGTTGGAGCAGATTTCCAAGCACTACTTCCAGGATGACCCACCGGGCGGGGCCGGCGAGCACACCCTGATGGTGCGCAAGGCGTTCCGGGATCTGCGGCGCCGGCAGCGTGCCGTCTATGTCGGACTCATCGGGGCGGTCGTCCTGCTTCTGGTCGCGGTCGGCGGTTTCGCCTTGTTTCAGCATCAGCAACTGGAGCAGACGGCGAGTCTTGCAAACGACATCTTTTACGACATGAAGGAGTTGGAGCTCCAGATCGTCAATCTGGAGGTCAGCATCGGCGACGAGGCATCCGCCGAGCTGAAGGCGCAGGTTGAGGAGTCGAAACGTCGCCTTTCAGCGATGCGCGAGCGCTACGACGCCTTCGTCGAGAAGGTCCAGGCGGCCAGGCCGGTGCCGCTGAACTCCGAGGACAAGATCATTCTGCATATCGCCCGCGTCTTCGGCGAGACCGAGGTGGATGTGCCCGACGATTTTACCGCGGAGGTCAAGTCCTACATCCGCAAGTGGCAATCCTCGCCGCGGCTTGTCCGGGCGATTCGCCGCCTCAACGAAAACGGGTACGCCCCGACCATCCAGCGTGCCCTGACCGAGCACGGTCTGCCGCCGCAGTTCATCTATCTTGCGCTGCAGGAGAGCAATTTTCAGCCTCAGATCGTCGGTCCACCGACCCGCTACGGCCGCGCCAAGGGGATGTGGCAGTTCATCCCCGAAACGGGCAAGCGATACGGTCTGCAGCCCGGGCCGCTGCAACACCTCGGCGAGTATGACCCCGCAGATCAGCGGCACGATTTCCCCAAGTCGACCCTGGCTGCCGCCAAGTATCTGAAGGACATCTATCGGACCGACGCCCAAGCCTCGGGCCTGTTGGTCATGGCCTCCTACAACTGGGGAGAGGGCAACATCATCAAGCGGGTGCGGCAGATGCCGGCGAATCCCCGCGAGCGCAACTTCTGGCAACTGCTGCGCCAGCACAAGATCCCGAAAGAGACCTACGATTATGTCTTCTACATCGTCGCCGCGGCGGTGATCGGCGAGAACCCGGCGTTGTTCGGATTCGACTTCGAGAACCCATTGGCGCCCTGATGAACAGCGGATGATGCTGCAAGGGATGCGGGGTGCTTGGGTCGGATCTGTCCTGGTGTTGAGTCTTCTCCCGGGGGGGTGCGCGACGGACTTGGATCAGTCTGCCGACGCGCTTGCGGCTTCGCATGGTTTGACCCGCGAGGTGGCGCCGGGGCGAGGGTTCAATCATCTGATCTATCGACGACCGGCATTGCCGGCGGGCACCGATGAACCGAGGGGGATCCACGTCTATCTGGAGGGCGATGGCCGGCCTTGGGAGACGCGTCATCGGATGGCTAGTGACCCGACGCCGAAGAATCCGCTCGCGCTCAAACTCATGTTGCGAGACCCGGCGCCCGTGTTGTATGTCGCTCGACCCTGTTATCAGGGGTTCGCTCACGCCGAAGGTTGCCGCCCCGCGCTGTGGACACGGGATCGTTACGGCCCGGAGATTGTACAGAGCATGGTGTCGGCCATCGATCGCACCTTGCCGCCGTCGGAGCGACCACCGATCACCTTGATCGGCTACAGCGGCGGCGGTGTGCTTGCCATGCTGATCGCGGAGCGGTTGGAGGGTGTCGATCAGGTGATCACGGTCGCAGCCAATCTGGATATCGATGCTTGGACGGACCATCACGGCTATAGTCGGTTGACTGGATCGCTGAATCCGGCCCGGCAAGTACCTCTCGACCCGCGAATCCGGCAGCTCCATCTGTCCGGTGATCGCGATCGGGAGGTTCCTCCCTGGGCCATCGAGCGATTCCGTGCGGTCAATCCCGACGCGACCTTCAAGAACATCTCGGGCTTCGACCACCGCTGCTGCTGGATCGCGCAGTGGCCGAGGATACCGGGAGAGGCTCTGCTCCCCTCGCCTCGATAGGCGACGGGAGCAGGGCCCGCAGGCGGGGCTCAGAACTCCATCCGAATGCCCGCCGTCACGTTGTGCTCGCTGTAATCCTCCATGCCGAGCGAGGTTTGGAAGCTCACGAAGGCGACTCGTCCTTTGCCGAACTGGGCGCCGAGTCCGACGCCGAGACGGATGAGATCCGTATCCAGTGCATCCGTGGGCAAGGCAAATCCAAACCGGTTCGGGTCGTTTGCGAAATACCCTTGTACCTCGTCGTCACCTTTCTCGAACTCGTGCTCCCACTCGATCCAGCCTTGCGGAATGAGCACGGCCTTCTGCAGGCTGAACGAGCGCGAGATCTGGGCGCCCAGAATACTGACGAAGGAGACGGCATCCTGCCCGCGAATGACCAAGTCGAGGCCACTCGCTCCGCGCTCCCGATAGTCATCGAGCGCAGCGCTTGTATACCTGACCCGACCGTACAGATCGATGATATTGCCGTTGCTGATCAGGTCGTAGCCTGCTCCGAAGAGCAGGGAGTACTGGCTACCGTCGAAGTTGGCCTTGGCTTGCCGTGAGCCATCGAGGAGGCTGTAGGCGATGTTGCGGTCTTGATCATAGGTGTCCCAACCGTAGGTGGCCGAGCCCTCCAGATAGAAGTTGTCGATCGGGTAGTAGGTGCCGTAGAGCGACAGGCTCCAGCTATCGCCGTCCAGGCTACCGCCGGCAGCATCGATGTCGACCTTGGTGCTCGCGAACCCCAAGGCCGCGCCGAGGATCAATCCGTCAGTGAAGCGATAATCCGCGCCCGCGGTCAAGCCAAGGGTGTCGAAGGTGAAGCCGTCCTCGTTGATCGTTTTGTCTTTGGAGCCCCACTGGACATCGCCAGTGATGAAGATGCCCAGACGCTCGAAAGGCCATGAGTCGTCGGCACTGGCGGCCCCTCCGGATTCAACCCCCTGTTTGATCGCGCTCGCCAGCAGTCCCCCTTGAATGGTCTGCTCGCCGATGCCGACAGTGAGTCCGCGCAGACTGATCCCGCGCGCACCGCTTCGCAGCGCCGAGAGCCGCTCGGTCAGATTGTCGACTTGGACGGACGAGATCTGAGTGATGAGCTTGCGCGGCGCACTCGCCTGCTCCGGGGTCAAGGCCACCACACCCTGAACAACGGCGCCCGGGTTTGTTCCCGAGCTGGCGAAGAGCTTTGTGCACTGATCGAGCAGATCCCGCTCGCCCGGAGTCAACGTACTCTGCTGACCGAGCGTGTTCAGTGCGGGACAGAGGGAGTCCAGTGCTCCGGCCACCGAGCGTTGGCCGGGGCTCAGTCCCGGCAGATTCGCAAGTGGCGACGAGGCGATGGCGTTGAATGTGGTCGAAACGGTTCCGCCCTGCGTGCTCAAGGTAGCGCGCACTTCGTATTGGGTTTCGGTGCCGGGTGTGAGCACGGCACTGGCCTCTCCCGAGGCGTTCGTGATCGACTGGGTTGTCGAGAGGCTGCCGTCACCCTGTACGATTTCCCAGAGCACAGCCAATCCGGACACCGCTC contains:
- a CDS encoding peptidoglycan-binding protein produces the protein MSAQGLPTIKSGSRGPYVTYCQNLLNARLHGQGCLWVDGIFGPKTDAAVRHYQGFHRLERDGVVGPLTWGSLEAGPPPIRKRPSAALAPVPESGGF
- a CDS encoding transglycosylase SLT domain-containing protein, translated to MPANDETVFVPRGRVSRPSLPPIEVEYPDARGIPCRSRYTQAVLIGRGDDCGLRILHSEVSRHHVAIFPEAGQWWARDLGSSNGTLIDGRAIDKIPLEGTTTLALGPGGPRLKLILPKAQPVERASGSLEQISKHYFQDDPPGGAGEHTLMVRKAFRDLRRRQRAVYVGLIGAVVLLLVAVGGFALFQHQQLEQTASLANDIFYDMKELELQIVNLEVSIGDEASAELKAQVEESKRRLSAMRERYDAFVEKVQAARPVPLNSEDKIILHIARVFGETEVDVPDDFTAEVKSYIRKWQSSPRLVRAIRRLNENGYAPTIQRALTEHGLPPQFIYLALQESNFQPQIVGPPTRYGRAKGMWQFIPETGKRYGLQPGPLQHLGEYDPADQRHDFPKSTLAAAKYLKDIYRTDAQASGLLVMASYNWGEGNIIKRVRQMPANPRERNFWQLLRQHKIPKETYDYVFYIVAAAVIGENPALFGFDFENPLAP
- a CDS encoding alpha/beta hydrolase — translated: MDQSADALAASHGLTREVAPGRGFNHLIYRRPALPAGTDEPRGIHVYLEGDGRPWETRHRMASDPTPKNPLALKLMLRDPAPVLYVARPCYQGFAHAEGCRPALWTRDRYGPEIVQSMVSAIDRTLPPSERPPITLIGYSGGGVLAMLIAERLEGVDQVITVAANLDIDAWTDHHGYSRLTGSLNPARQVPLDPRIRQLHLSGDRDREVPPWAIERFRAVNPDATFKNISGFDHRCCWIAQWPRIPGEALLPSPR
- a CDS encoding autotransporter domain-containing protein, whose protein sequence is MTGIGSERTSVSRWLLGGLLLLAGSIPLSQTTAAPATTISADPASIQEGGAPGNFIIQVTDPDFPCFLNESAVEVSVTFGGSATPGVDYVATGAPGNLVSVPMTLQNPDCRFGQASGTASIRIDPLADVLAEGDETVILASSTCRIPGFEAPPSDCVASATMTILDTTPIASIQASDPTASKETLDPGEFLVSLSSPAGEDGVTVRYSLSGSATAGVDFEPLAGTLVIPAGQSSATIGVTPIPGDPGDPDTDLIATVQPGPDYAVGAPASATVVIRGRPPLPEASISAVSNAAKETATRGEYAVTLSRPAGQEGVTVLYSLSGSATPGVDFQPLSGTVRVLEGQTTASIGVTPIPGEPGSPETDLTVTLQAGQGYVLGTPASATLSITGRTALPLALVVVSGDDQLATSLQPLAPFVVRATNTLGAVSGLAVLWEIVQGDGSLSTTQSITNASGEASAVLTPGTETQYEVRATLSTQGGTVSTTFNAIASSPLANLPGLSPGQRSVAGALDSLCPALNTLGQQSTLTPGERDLLDQCTKLFASSGTNPGAVVQGVVALTPEQASAPRKLITQISSVQVDNLTERLSALRSGARGISLRGLTVGIGEQTIQGGLLASAIKQGVESGGAASADDSWPFERLGIFITGDVQWGSKDKTINEDGFTFDTLGLTAGADYRFTDGLILGAALGFASTKVDIDAAGGSLDGDSWSLSLYGTYYPIDNFYLEGSATYGWDTYDQDRNIAYSLLDGSRQAKANFDGSQYSLLFGAGYDLISNGNIIDLYGRVRYTSAALDDYRERGASGLDLVIRGQDAVSFVSILGAQISRSFSLQKAVLIPQGWIEWEHEFEKGDDEVQGYFANDPNRFGFALPTDALDTDLIRLGVGLGAQFGKGRVAFVSFQTSLGMEDYSEHNVTAGIRMEF